In Chloroflexota bacterium, the sequence CGCCTGATGAGCTAGATAACCTGGGAGGAATTTCCACAACACTTGACACAAGCTCATGTTCATTCTTCCTTCATTCTAGGAGCGGGATTCTCTCTTGCCCACCTGTCCGATTTATTGGGTCCACCTCACACTCCTGTCGTAAATGCCGCGGCTGAAGTCCCCGCTCACGTCGATCTGAGCGTCTCCGAAGTCTGTCCGAATACCCGTCTCGTCGATTCTTAGAGGATTTACTCTGTACTTCTCAGAGAGATATTCGATCATGTCTTCCTGCGAAGTGTTCAAAACCTCATTCTCGGTCAGGGAGTTGATTTCATTTGCGAGAGAGCGACCTTGGCCTTCTATAATCTGACGCAGGTCGTGAGTGTAGAATAACAAGCTGTCCATGGTCTTCTCTCGGTCGTCGGCGCTCTTGGCGGTGGCTTCGTCTATGAATTAGCGCCACTTATGCTATCATTGTCGCCTACATCCAGCACATCCGGAGGCCGCCGCAATGACCACACGATCGGCAGTGTCCACGTCCGAATCTACCGCCGACTTCGCCAGCTACGACGCCGACTTGTGGCGCATGGCTGACACGTTGCGGGGCAGTATGGACGCCTCAGAGTACAAGCATGTCGTACTGGGGCTGATATTCCTCAAGTACATCTCCGACGCATTCGAGGAAGCGCATGCGCGCCTTGAATATCTTGTGGAGAGCGAATACGCAGACCCGGAAGATCCTGAGGAGTATCGCGCCTTCGGTATATTCTGGGTGCCGCAGGAAGCGCGCTGGGCGGTACTTCAAGCCAACGCCCGTCAGCCCACGATAGGGCGACTCGTGGATGATGCGATGGCGGCGATAGAGCGCGACAACCCGGTGCTCAGAGATGTCCTGCCGAAGGAATACGGGAGGCAGTCGCTCGACCAGACTCGACTGGGACAGGTCATCGACCTCATCAGTGATATAAGAATTGGTGACGCCGAAGCACGCGCACAGGATGTTCTGGGCCGGGTCTATGAGTATTTCCTGGGACAGTTCGCGCTGGCGGAGGGCCGTAGAGGCGGTGAGTTTTACACACCGCGCGGCGTGGTGAGGCTGCTGGTCGAGATGCTACAACCCTATAGCGGGCGCGTCTATGACCCCTGCTGCGGCTCGTCCGGCATGTTTGTGCAGTCTATGGAGTTTATTCGCTCCCACAGCAGCGGAAATGGTAACGGCGGCAGAATAAAAGCCGACATCTCCATCTACGGGCAGGAGTCGAACCACACCACTTGGCGGCTTGCCAAGATGAACCTCGCCATTCGCGGCATACACGGGCAGATCGAGCACGGCGACACGTTCCACAATGACCGCCACGCGGACCTGAAGGCCGACTTCATACTCGCTAATCCGCCATTCAACGTCTCCGACTGGGGCGGCGACAGATTGCGGGATGATCTGCGCTGGCAGTACGGAGCGCCACCTCCCGGCAACGCCAACTTCGCCTGGGTGCAGCACATGGTGCATCACTTGTCGCCACGCGGCACAGCGGGCTTCGTCCTCGCCAATGGCTCTATGTCGTCAGCTCAGTCCAACGAAGGCGAGATACGCAAGAACCTACTGGAAGCCGACCTGATTGACTGCATGGTGGCGCTGCCGGGGCAGCTATTCAGGTCAACGCAGATACCCGTATGCCTCTGGTTCATGGCGCGCAACCGGCGCAACGGCAAGTTCCGGGACCGCCGCCGCGAGACGCTCTTCATCGACGCCCGCGACATGGGGAGTCTCGTTGGCCGCACTCACCGGGAGTTGTCAGAGGAAGAGATAGGCCGAATCGCCGGCACATACCACGCCTGGCGCGAAGAGAGGGAAGATTACGAGGACATACCCGGATTCTGTAAGAGTGCCACGCTAGAAGAGATACGCTCGCATGACTTCGTGCTGACGCCGGGCCGCTATGTGGGCGCGAAGGCGCAGGAGGACGACGGCGAGCCGTTTGAGGAAAAGATGGCGAAACTTGCCGCCGAGTGGCGAGAGCAGCAGGTGGAGGCAAAGAAGCTGGACGTGACGATTGCTGAGAACCTT encodes:
- a CDS encoding SAM-dependent DNA methyltransferase, with the protein product MADTLRGSMDASEYKHVVLGLIFLKYISDAFEEAHARLEYLVESEYADPEDPEEYRAFGIFWVPQEARWAVLQANARQPTIGRLVDDAMAAIERDNPVLRDVLPKEYGRQSLDQTRLGQVIDLISDIRIGDAEARAQDVLGRVYEYFLGQFALAEGRRGGEFYTPRGVVRLLVEMLQPYSGRVYDPCCGSSGMFVQSMEFIRSHSSGNGNGGRIKADISIYGQESNHTTWRLAKMNLAIRGIHGQIEHGDTFHNDRHADLKADFILANPPFNVSDWGGDRLRDDLRWQYGAPPPGNANFAWVQHMVHHLSPRGTAGFVLANGSMSSAQSNEGEIRKNLLEADLIDCMVALPGQLFRSTQIPVCLWFMARNRRNGKFRDRRRETLFIDARDMGSLVGRTHRELSEEEIGRIAGTYHAWREEREDYEDIPGFCKSATLEEIRSHDFVLTPGRYVGAKAQEDDGEPFEEKMAKLAAEWREQQVEAKKLDVTIAENLERLGFFADAEE